The following coding sequences lie in one Rutidosis leptorrhynchoides isolate AG116_Rl617_1_P2 chromosome 4, CSIRO_AGI_Rlap_v1, whole genome shotgun sequence genomic window:
- the LOC139845185 gene encoding uncharacterized protein, translated as MAPSRDTLLATYNMAETKPNNLQKSSKLSMDTLQRTISDISYELSKEVDDEIADHLKLPPISEVEDAKCECCGMCEECTPEYIARVREKYLGKLICGLCSEAVKEEMVKSGGNIEEALSEHTKVCVRFNRFDRTNPVLFQAAAMKEMLKKSNVNRAKSLSPRDQKRGYGIVNMKGGLTRSSSCIPSITKEINDRKAVN; from the coding sequence ATGGCTCCAAGTAGAGATACCTTATTAGCTACTTACAATATGGCTGAAACTAAGCCAAACAACCTTCAAAAGTCCTCAAAGTTATCAATGGACACCTTACAAAGAACGATATCCGATATATCATATGAACTAAGCAAAGAAGTCGACGATGAGATTGCGGATCACTTGAAACTACCTCCTATTTCAGAAGTCGAAGATGCAAAATGCGAGTGTTGTGGCATGTGTGAGGAGTGCACCCCAGAGTACATAGCTCGAGTGCGTGAAAAGTATTTAGGAAAGCTGATATGCGGGTTGTGTTCGGAGGCAGTGAAGGAAGAAATGGTAAAAAGTGGAGGGAATATAGAGGAAGCATTGAGTGAACATACTAAGGTATGTGTGAGGTTTAATCGGTTTGATAGGACGAATCCAGTGTTGTTCCAAGCTGCGGCGATGAAGGAAATGTTGAAAAAGAGTAATGTAAACAGGGCTAAATCTCTAAGTCCTAGAGATCAAAAGAGAGGTTATGGTATTGTAAACATGAAGGGTGGCCTTACTAGGAGTTCAAGTTGCATACCTTCAATTACAAAGGAGATAAATGACCGAAAAGCCGTCAATTGA